CACTCCGTATCCCAAGAGCAATATATTTCTTGAGCAAGATTCTTCGCCAGCGACCAGTCTCGCCTACACATTTCTTCCAGCGGCTGATCTGGCGCTGGTCATCGTCACAGCGACGCCCCATGTAAAATCGGCAGTACCACTGGAACCAGCCACGGACATCGTACTCGTGAGCGATCCAACCAGCTGCCTCCCATTCCTCAATGCTTTGTCCACATTGTACTCCGTATTTGTTGATCTCTGGGTCGTAAGTGGTACTGGTGAGATATGAATCCACATCCAAGCCGGCTGTCCATGACTCTGGAAGTTCTTTCCAATCATCCTTGACAGTAATCTTTAGGCGTTTTGAGTACAGAGGTCGCCAGTAGGATCCACCAAAGCTTCCTTCCCGAATGATCTCCTCGGGTGATTTGTTTGGGCGGAAATCAGGATGCGACTCGAAACGAAAAGTCCCATCGATGTCGCGAATCGGTTCATCGCTCTTAGATTGCCATGAAGTCCATCCAGCTATGATTGACTCCACATCTTTTGAGGGTTCAGTGTCTGTTTCATGATCTGAATCTGAAATGGGAAGGGCTCGACTAGGATGGTGGCCTCTTTTCACGCGGGGAGCGCTTCTTCGTGATGAGGTTCCGCTGACTtggtcatcatcgtcttcatcatatGTTGGTTTCGACACAGCTTCGGCTATGCGTCTTGATTGTCTTGTAGGCGCGCGTGGTGGGTTCGCCTTTCGTTTGTTGTTTTTGTTACTGGTCCTGGTTTCGGCTGAACGAGGCTCATTCTTGGGGATGAGGGGTTTGATATCCTTGAGAAGAAGCGCGTTATTCTCAATGTTCTCTCGTCTTCTGGCTGCAAAGTCCGCCATTGTTTTTTGTACTGGCTGTGATATAGTGTTGAATCAGTAGCTGAATGTATTTGTTTGCTGTGACGCGATATGAAATACGTCATAGAACTAGACCACTAATTCTAGACCCACCTCGCGCCACCCCGGTCATCTTCAGGGCACTCAGTGAAGCCTAGCATGCTAAAACTCCAGCCCTTGTCCAATCCAATTTAGACCGTATAGGAACATGATAAATATCACCAACATGTATTTCAAGAACACTTTTGAGAGATGAGGTATTATTATGCAGCCGGAAAGGAATCGTTTCAGCAGCATCATCTATTTCTGATTCAAAAGTGACAAGAACTGCCAGTCAGCTTCTAGCAATAGGGCGCAACGAGGTATCACCCATGGTGAACTTCCGCTCAATACTCCAAAGTACTCAAATCAAGCTCCTCTTTCCGCCTTCTAATAAGTAGCTTTGCTTCAGGGTTGGCTACATAAGCCATGCCAAAGGCCACGGGCTCAGGCCTCTTGCCATCGACATGCTTCCAATCATACTTCAGAAGCAAATGGCAAAGTGCGATCTTGACTTCGTTGGAGGCAAACCAACGTCCCGGGCAAGAGTGCAAACCGTGACCGAATCCGAGGTGATTTGGACTTGTATTCACCAAGTAAGACATTTGTTCATTGTCCTTTGGAACAAACCGGTAAGGGTCAAATGTCTTGGCGTTGTTGTAGTTTTCATCACTCCACATGTGGTTGGCTGTGACTACCACCTTGTTGCCTTTCTTGACAGTTGTTCCATTTGAAAGCGTAACGTCTTCGAGGGCCCGTCTTCTCCATCCTATAATCAGCTCGTTAGTAGCTAGACTTCATGTTAACAAATAGGTCTCACCTATAAGAATGGGCTTCATCCGTTGTGTCTCCTTCAAGAAGCTATCCATTAGTTTGAGATCAGCCAGCGCTGTCTTCTTCAAACCTTGCTCTGACAGGACTCGAATGATTTCTTCCCTCAGAGCTGTGAAAACCTCGGGATATGTAGCAATGTTAACCATTGTCTGCGATAGGAGGTCGGTAGTAGTGTGGATAGCAGCAAGGGTCAGCGCAATTTGGCAATCGGCAGGAGGTAGTTCCGATCCTGACTGAGCGAACCATTCAATCGCATCATCGAAGGGAGGTTTCTCTCCTCTGGCCAATGCCTCGGCCTTGATTTGCTCTCGACGTTCAATATGAGGGTTTAGTTCTTTGCGGGCAGCGGTCAATGCTCGTCGAACTTCTCGGCATTGAGGAAGAACCCAGTGGATATAAGGTCGCAACCATCGAGGAATAATGCAGAGAATCATCATGGCCTCGAACGTTTTCCTGGTGTAGTACGCACTGGCGTTATTCCATCCTTCGTCTCGGCAAAGTTCTTCACCCATGAATACTCGGGAAGACATGCGTGAAACAATGGTCGAGATATGCTCGTTAAGATTGAGAGTATGCCATTCTAGCGATAGTTGATTAGCCAGTGTACCAAACACTCATGGAGCACTTACCAGTTGAGTCAGTAATAACACTCTGCATAACTAGGGCGGCTTCATCCGACAAGGGACTCGTTAGCTTGGCTACACATTCTCCTGTTAGCAGACGTTCTTGGAACCAGGGTAGAAGAACACAAACCCAAAGCTTTGGTCAAGTGTCGTCCGATGACCTTTGGCATAACAGGATCATGCATAAGAGCACCAAATCCAGGAATATAGGCGTGATTGTCCTGAATGAtgttaaaaaagctaattcCTTTCATGACAATGCCAACTTACATCACTAGCCGCTGCTCCAAAGTCAAATCTCTTGTCGCTCTTGATTTCGTCGATCAtttgaggaggaagaatcGTTAACTCTCCCCATTCGCAAAACAGTCTATACGGCTTCTCAGCAAATCGCGCGGCCCCAGCAGCAAGAATTTCAAGACTGTTGCTGTTTTCCATATATCGTTTGAGTCGTGGTATGTTGCTGAACTCAAATGCTTTTCGTGGGTTGAGCAAATCCTTCGGTTGTGTGAATTGAGACCAGTATACCATGACAGCCATTAGAGTGACCAAGGCATATGGTATGAGTGAATTTGTGGTCTGATCCATGAGGTCCGATCGTAGACGGTGTGTTGTATTGTTGTGAAAATCCATCGTTGGCAAGTTCTCGTGTTAACGAGAAGTGAGAGATGCCAGCGCCTGTTGGTCAAAAAGCGAAGAAGTATTAAGTGTCAGTAAGAGGCCCATCGTAAGCAGGATCGAATCGAATTTATAGCAATTGCAACACGCAAAAGGAATCGAATGATCAGATTACTCAAGCTCAAAGTCTCCATTGAGCTTACGCGACAAGCCTCTGAAGGATCGTGATCCATGAACGGATAACTCCCGGCACAGCCTAGATCCCGCATGCCAAGTTTCGAAGGATGATCTTCCAACAAGCGGATTGGATATCGAAAGCGATCCTTTCCATATTGAACCTGTCAGCTTCGCCTATACCAAGTTTTGTAACTTCGATTTCATGATTTCCCTTGCAGCATCCACTATTTATTCTATCGATACCAAGGTCCTCAGCGATGAGGATCGAAGGATTCAGGACGCTCAGTTGGACAATTCCAATAGGatttcttttcatctttctgAACATGACGTAATACTAAACGAAAGTTCTTTTGTTTAAATCGGGAAAATGCACCGAAGCTGTCCTTTGCGATAATTTTGACCATTTGTTAAAAGCAACTATGAATATGCAAATACACATTTCGACCAACTCTTATTAGTCTCAAGAGAATTCAACTTGTTAATcatctttatttttcttctttgtGGTAGTATTTAAAGTGTCCACTTCACAAGCTTTGCACCGGTtgccttcatcatggctaGGTAGGAGACAAATACACACTGACAGGCCCAACCAGACGTATCATGTGCATGCCGGTGCTCAATTGGAAATCTCTAAAGCCCATGCAATGCCATCAGCTCTTTGAATGATGCATCCTCGAGAAGTTGCCCGGCACTAAAGCGGTGCTCGGGGGAATACGATAGACCCCTTCGCAGTATCGAGAGCACGAGTTTCTGCTCGACAGGACTGATGTTATACAGTGAACGCTTGAGCTTAGCTTCTAGAGTTTGACGAGGATCTGGTCCTCTGTTCTGGTCATACCATGACTCGTTGTATTGCCTGCCTTCATAGAAACCCCTCCAAGCCAAGGGAAGAGGCCCAAGGCATTTCACCATAAAGTCGACGACTGAAGTGTGCTCTGAGCCGAAGAACAGGGGAACGCCTAGAAAAAGTTCGGCAAAGATGCACATATAGCTCCACATGTCGGAGGCAAATCCAGGGTCTGCATTGTGAAGACGTTCTGGGGCGCAGTAGATGGCAGGTGACTGGAATTTGCACTCCACGGTGGTGCCAGACTCGGCGGCCAGTCCAAAGTCAGCGAGAGTTATAGTTCCTTTCACAATAGACTTATGCGGAGCTATAGGCATAACCAGCTCGCCGGTTTTCAATATGCGCCTGGACGTAGGTATGGGCACCTTCCGCGGACGCCCGAGATATTCGTACTTGGCAGATACGGTGGTGCCACTCTTGAAAGGAGCAAGTCCATACAAGATATTGGCGCTGTTGATATCTGTATCACATGGGTTAAAATCCTCTTCTGTTTGACGCGATAAGAATTGCATGGGCAGCATACCTCGATGCACGATTCCACCGTCATGTAGGGCCTTAATGGCTTGCAGCAGTTGTTTGGCAGACGATCTCCTAGCGGCGGTAGACATAGAAGAGGCATATGTCCGCAGGCTAGGGCCGAGCAAGGGAAAAACCAGTACTCTATGTTGTGTCGTCTTGAAGGGGCTGGGCAGCATAAACGTCCCCTGGTATATCAAGAGGCGGGCAGTGTCCTGCACGGCACTGGTAATTGTTTTCTGCGCGGTATACTCTCGCTCGCCGGAAGGCCCAGGCGTCATAATCTTGAGAGCGACATCTTCGTTGGTAACCATGTCATGAGCCATCCAAACAGTCGAGTAGCCGCCATGGCCCAGTTTATGCTCAACACGGTACCTGTTGACAAGGACCTCTCCGATGCAGACTGGATAATAGAGCCCCAGTTCGTATCGCACCAACGGCTCAGATGCATACTCAACCTTAGACTCGTCACCTGGGTCAACAAAATCACCCCAGATAGGGGCGCAATCCGCATTATTGTTTCCAGTAGCCATTGTGATGCGAGGAGGGTGTGAACAAGGAAGGTCGAAAGTTCAAAGAATATATGCAGAGGTTTCTCTAGTTAAAGCTTAACAATTCCCTCCATTTCAATGCTTATAGTTAAGGTTGGGATCACAggattttaatttaattattttccTGAAagggcctcagggtattaaAAGATTTGGCCAccggaagcataagagacgaaattagtaggtcacgTTATGCTCCCTAGACtatggctcttagactatttatttttataacctaagacttaggggGGAGGAGGTTAGAGTTCCTCCCACGAGACTGAGTCTACCAACATAGAGCAGCTGCCTAAACTCAATGTCGTGGGTGACtcataaaagaagcttcagaTGAGCCGTCCAGAGAGTAGTAAAAGATAGATACGCTTCAGTGTCACGGAGAAGATTCATTGAGACTAGGTTTTTTTATGTTGAATCTTGTATTTGCAAATAATCATAAGCTGCAAAGGTAAAGATCTTGATGACTCAAGTCAGAATTGGGGTATTTATAGCAGCCTTCGCATCGAAACCACTCGTTTTATTCCTCATCCTTTTGTCACACTCCTAGATCGAAGCCTATCAACaacccaccaccaccaacaaccatGGCTTCTTCACACCTTCAAGACACACACAACCACCCCACAACATGTTGCTCTAACATGATTAAATCAGGAGCCTCTCCTGATCTTCGCCCCATCGTCATATGTGGGCTTCGGAGAAATGACAAATATACCATGTATCAGAACCTCGTTGAGTTTCATGAGGACAAATTCACACGGCCTCCTAATCATACGACAAGATGGCCAGCCCCTTGGGAAATCGATGCTGGCTCAGAAATTTTTGTCTGTCGGGGTGACTTCTTGAATCTGCTCCATGGCAACAGGTTCTTCCACTGGCAGTACTTTGAAGGAAATCATTACGGTACGAGCATGGACACCGTTGCCAGTCTGCAAAAACAAGGCATGGTATCGATTTTCGAAACCGATCTTACAGGACACTCGTTAACCACGAAGTACCAATGCCTCAATCCGCGCTACGTTTTCATCCGACCTCCAAACGCTGAGTACTTGAGGTCCTCCCCCGTCACCCGCGGCATGGACGAAGACAGTCTTCAATACGTAATATCCTACACCGAGAAGGATTTGGATACTGCTGAAGAATCTGGTATCTTTGATCTTGTCATCATTAATGATGATCCGGACAAAGCTTTCCAGAAGTTGGAAGCGTTTGCACTTGGACTTTAAAGGGAATTGCTCGTCTGTGGACAAGGCTTGAGCAGGAGCATAGTGCGATTCTACTATATGTGTGTTAAAGATGTAGTATAAATGCTGAAGAGCATCTTTTTTGTCAATGGTAACTACTGGAAACCGTTACCTCGTTAATTTCTGGAGATTCTCACTAGAAGAACCCgaattaataaaagtttGTTTCACTTTAATAGGAATATAAATCTGTCCCAGTTATCAAGTCTGACGGTGAGGCTGAAAACACCTTATTGCGTGACGTTGCATCTAATGCCCAACCCATTATTTGAAGAtgtccgaggcgtaagtcccgaagtatacgtTAAAAATCAACTCAATAATAAACAATGCCCAACCCATAGTTTATAGCATTGGTCAATAAACATGATAAGCACTCAAATTAACTGCGACACCGCGGAAATGAAAGCCCGTTCTTCTCATGGCTTATCTTAGCCGATCAAATTCGGCAGTGCCTGTGGATTCCAAGGAGAGTTTCAGCTAGTGGTATCCAAACGAGGCACTGCCAGATTCCGTCAGTCAATAGGCCGAGTTAGTTACACGAGCCGTTGAATTTGGCTGAGGACAAGACCGGTAAGAATAAACTGCCTCGTAGTAAGCACAGCGTAACATCTATTGACCTTTATATGCAGCCACTGTCCATATCAGGCCGAGCTGATAGAAAAGCTGAAGCAACTGGCTTGGCTGCATTTTATTACATTTATACGAGGCCTCCCTGACTATCCCTACAAGAAAAAAGTGATCATGCGCTCTCCCGTGGCGTCCAATGGGTAAATGATTCTGTCATGGTTTGCTTCTAAAGCGGTGCCTTGCAGATCGGCTGGCGGGTATGCAAGGACCATCCGAGAAGGGCCTCGCGAAGATGGGCAATAAACTTTCAGCTTTGAACGCCACTTACTGTGAATTGGCTATCGATCTTCAGCGCACAGACAAACAACGGTGAATTAGTTCTCGTGATGTCAGACTCGCCCACCCTCTACGTCTGAGCGGCTTCAAATAACTCGAACAGGTAATTTCGTTTCAACGCCAAGGACATGTGTGGCCAATTAGACATGACTTTTTCTTCCAAGATTAACTCCAAATGTAGTTGCCTCGGATAGTGATAAAAACTAGGTAGACATTGATTATATGGGAGAGCCTGAAACATGCAGGCTCTAAAGCATGATCTACCTGCGATATCTGGTCAGCAAACGGTTTCTATTATACGTGCCTAGGTATATAAGACTTGAAGATATCAGTGACTATTCTACTTCCGTTTCTGCCTT
This Fusarium poae strain DAOMC 252244 chromosome 3, whole genome shotgun sequence DNA region includes the following protein-coding sequences:
- a CDS encoding hypothetical protein (TransMembrane:1 (i21-39o)); this encodes MDFHNNTTHRLRSDLMDQTTNSLIPYALVTLMAVMVYWSQFTQPKDLLNPRKAFEFSNIPRLKRYMENSNSLEILAAGAARFAEKPYRLFCEWGELTILPPQMIDEIKSDKRFDFGAAASDDNHAYIPGFGALMHDPVMPKVIGRHLTKALAKLTSPLSDEAALVMQSVITDSTEWHTLNLNEHISTIVSRMSSRVFMGEELCRDEGWNNASAYYTRKTFEAMMILCIIPRWLRPYIHWVLPQCREVRRALTAARKELNPHIERREQIKAEALARGEKPPFDDAIEWFAQSGSELPPADCQIALTLAAIHTTTDLLSQTMVNIATYPEVFTALREEIIRVLSEQGLKKTALADLKLMDSFLKETQRMKPILIGWRRRALEDVTLSNGTTVKKGNKVVVTANHMWSDENYNNAKTFDPYRFVPKDNEQMSYLVNTSPNHLGFGHGLHSCPGRWFASNEVKIALCHLLLKYDWKHVDGKRPEPVAFGMAYVANPEAKLLIRRRKEELDLSTLEY
- a CDS encoding hypothetical protein (TransMembrane:1 (o300-319i)) produces the protein MATGNNNADCAPIWGDFVDPGDESKVEYASEPLVRYELGLYYPVCIGEVLVNRYRVEHKLGHGGYSTVWMAHDMVTNEDVALKIMTPGPSGEREYTAQKTITSAVQDTARLLIYQGTFMLPSPFKTTQHRVLVFPLLGPSLRTYASSMSTAARRSSAKQLLQAIKALHDGGIVHRGMLPMQFLSRQTEEDFNPCDTDINSANILYGLAPFKSGTTVSAKYEYLGRPRKVPIPTSRRILKTGELVMPIAPHKSIVKGTITLADFGLAAESGTTVECKFQSPAIYCAPERLHNADPGFASDMWSYMCIFAELFLGVPLFFGSEHTSVVDFMVKCLGPLPLAWRGFYEGRQYNESWYDQNRGPDPRQTLEAKLKRSLYNISPVEQKLVLSILRRGLSYSPEHRFSAGQLLEDASFKELMALHGL